A DNA window from Calliphora vicina chromosome 1, idCalVici1.1, whole genome shotgun sequence contains the following coding sequences:
- the Bet5 gene encoding trafficking protein particle complex subunit 1, whose translation MKIFNLYIFDKLGTLMYYAEWNRTKKSGLTQEEEAKLTYGMLSSIKSFVSKISPHDPREGFLFYKTNKYALHYLETPSGLKFVLNTDVNATNVKELLQQIYSKIWVEYVVRDPLWTPGTPVTSELFQTKLDELIRQSPIFGIRNI comes from the exons ATGaagatatttaatttatacatatttgatAAACTGGGCACTTTAATGTACTATGCCGAATGGAATCGCACCAAAAAGTCGGGTCTAACCCAAGAAGAG GAAGCCAAACTTACCTATGGCATGTTATCGTCCATCAAATCGTTTGTTAGTAAAATCTCACCTCATGATCCTCGGGagggatttttattttataaaaccaataaatatGCCTTGCATTATTTAGAGACACCTTCAGGTTTGAA attTGTATTGAATACCGATGTTAATGCCACGAATGTTAAAGAATTACTACAGCAGATTTACAGTAAAATATGGGTGGAGTATGTGGTTAGAGATCCCCTGTGGACACCTGGTACACCCGTAACATCGGaattatttcaaacaaaattagaTGAACTAATAAGACAATCACCCATTTTTGGCATTAGAAAtatataa